Proteins encoded together in one Hevea brasiliensis isolate MT/VB/25A 57/8 chromosome 16, ASM3005281v1, whole genome shotgun sequence window:
- the LOC110672256 gene encoding transcription factor MYB93, which translates to MGRSPSCDENGLKKGPWIPEEDQKLVDYIQKHGHGSWRALPKLAGLNRCGKSCRLRWTNYLRPDIKRGKFSQEEEQTILNLHSVLGNKWSAIASHLPGRTDNEIKNFWNTHLKKKLIQMGIDPMTHLPRTDLFASLPHLIALLNLKDLVDHHSLDEHAMRLQAEAVHLTKLQYLQCLLQSATSMTSNSYSQNDITDMDILNLLNEIPAIKETPLLNSSQLENPAFGLATSQPLHYSNLLPQLSDPQVPFNYQPSLNSEMGQAATSATMVSQGNNNNPSDSSWVLPSPTPSIPPTVTETSISNLGDASSTTSSYGGWSEFFLDDSIMQEIS; encoded by the exons ATGGGGAGGTCTCCTTCTTGTGATGAGAATGGCCTGAAAAAAGGACCCTGGATCCCTGAAGAAGATCAAAAACTTGTTGACTACATCCAAAAACATGGACATGGAAGTTGGCGAGCTCTCCCAAAGCTTGcag GTCTTAACAGATGTGGCAAGAGCTGTAGGTTAAGGTGGACAAATTACCTGAGGCCTGATATCAAGAGAGGGAAATTTTCTCAAGAAGAAGAGCAAACAATTCTAAATCTCCACTCTGTTCTTGGAAACAA ATGGTCAGCTATTGCCAGTCACCTCCCAGGCCGTACAGATAACGAGATCAAGAATTTTTGGAACACCCATTTGAAGAAGAAGCTGATACAGATGGGTATTGATCCAATGACACACCTACCAAGAACTGACCTATTTGCCAGCTTGCCTCATCTTATTGCCTTATTGAACCTAAAAGACCTAGTGGACCATCATTCATTAGACGAACATGCCATGAGATTACAGGCAGAAGCTGTCCATTTAACTAAGCTTCAATATTTACAGTGTCTTCTCCAATCAGCAACTTCAATGACCTCGAACTCTTATAGCCAAAATGACATTACGGACATGGATATTctaaatttgttgaatgaaattccAGCTATCAAAGAAACCCCATTACTAAATTCATCACAGCTGGAGAATCCAGCCTTTGGACTTGCTACCTCTCAACCGCTCCACTATTCAAATCTATTGCCTCAATTGTCTGACCCTCAAGTCCCTTTCAACTATCAACCCTCTTTGAATAGTGAGATGGGTCAAGCAGCAACCTCAGCTACCATGGTCAGCCAAGGAAATAATAATAACCCATCTGATTCTTCGTGGGTTCTTCCATCTCCTACTCCTTCCATTCCTCCAACTGTAACAGAGACTTCAATAAGCAATCTGGGTGATGCTAGCAGCACCACTTCTAGCTATGGTGGTTGGTCTGAATTCTTTCTTGACGATTCTATTATGCAGGAGATTTCCTAG